A window of Panicum virgatum strain AP13 chromosome 8K, P.virgatum_v5, whole genome shotgun sequence contains these coding sequences:
- the LOC120645033 gene encoding uncharacterized protein LOC120645033 isoform X3, with amino-acid sequence MLSPSYPPQSPSQIRKLGVSFEGSAGWTTRQRWRASSPRRRRSCRPLRAWPCRPPPGAPRSHPGCRPTPRQEAVLQAAAVRPEHSKQEALTSTAAGFVDSISTRSRRRRPKRATSTSAAAGQHARVQDLPLMRRTPPPPFISSSGSLSPCIQVRPHFGRRSAIELKALHNSRWRTGSKLMCSCTYFLILKLEIVICKTYHQRFLFNSCYLLPSSNCKEEHQV; translated from the exons ATGCTCAGCCCGTCGTATCCTCCCCAATCCCCATCCCAGATCCGGAAGCTTGGGGTCAGCTTCGAGGGTTCTGCGGGATGGACGACAAGGCAAAGATGGAGAGCAAGctcccctcggcggcggcgttcctgcAGGCCGCTGCGCGCCTGGCCGTGCAGGCCTCCGCCCGGCGCCCCGAGGTCCCATCCAGGCTGCCGCCCTACACCCCGCCAGGAGGCCGTCCTGCAGGCTGCCGCCGTGCGCCCCGAGCACAGCAAGCAGGAGGCCCTCACCTCCACCGCTG CTGGATTTGTCGATTCCATTTCCACCAGAtcgaggcggcgacggccgaaGAGGGCAACCTCGACCTCAGCAGCAGCGGGTCAACACGCTCGTGTCCAAGATCTGCCTCTGATGCGTAGAACTCCGCCACCACCGTTCATCTCCTCCTCGGGTTCTCTCTCCCCCTGTATCCAG GTGAGACCTCACTTTGGACGAAGGAGTGCAATAGAATTGAAAGCTCTACATAATTCTAG GTGGCGAACAGGCTCCAAGCTCATGTGCAGCTGTACATATTTTCTAATTTTGAAATTGGAGATTGTAATTTGTAAG ACGTATCACCAACGGTTTCTGTTCAACTCTTGCTACCTATTGCCTTCGAG CAACTGCAAAGAGGAGCACCAAGTCTGA
- the LOC120645033 gene encoding uncharacterized protein LOC120645033 isoform X1, whose translation MLSPSYPPQSPSQIRKLGVSFEGSAGWTTRQRWRASSPRRRRSCRPLRAWPCRPPPGAPRSHPGCRPTPRQEAVLQAAAVRPEHSKQEALTSTAAGFVDSISTRSRRRRPKRATSTSAAAGQHARVQDLPLMRRTPPPPFISSSGSLSPCIQVRPHFGRRSAIELKALHNSRWRTGSKLMCSCTYFLILKLEIVICKMFNVLVKFYIRSRLFARCVMCCIISIADVSPTVSVQLLLPIAFEQLQRGAPSLMFVHVNNNLSLNLRIRSKVVIRSK comes from the exons ATGCTCAGCCCGTCGTATCCTCCCCAATCCCCATCCCAGATCCGGAAGCTTGGGGTCAGCTTCGAGGGTTCTGCGGGATGGACGACAAGGCAAAGATGGAGAGCAAGctcccctcggcggcggcgttcctgcAGGCCGCTGCGCGCCTGGCCGTGCAGGCCTCCGCCCGGCGCCCCGAGGTCCCATCCAGGCTGCCGCCCTACACCCCGCCAGGAGGCCGTCCTGCAGGCTGCCGCCGTGCGCCCCGAGCACAGCAAGCAGGAGGCCCTCACCTCCACCGCTG CTGGATTTGTCGATTCCATTTCCACCAGAtcgaggcggcgacggccgaaGAGGGCAACCTCGACCTCAGCAGCAGCGGGTCAACACGCTCGTGTCCAAGATCTGCCTCTGATGCGTAGAACTCCGCCACCACCGTTCATCTCCTCCTCGGGTTCTCTCTCCCCCTGTATCCAG GTGAGACCTCACTTTGGACGAAGGAGTGCAATAGAATTGAAAGCTCTACATAATTCTAG GTGGCGAACAGGCTCCAAGCTCATGTGCAGCTGTACATATTTTCTAATTTTGAAATTGGAGATTGTAATTTGTAAG ATGTTTAATGTGCTAGTAAAATTCTACATCAGATCTCGTCTCTTCGCCAGATGTGTAATGTGCTGCATAATTTCCATTGCAGACGTATCACCAACGGTTTCTGTTCAACTCTTGCTACCTATTGCCTTCGAG CAACTGCAAAGAGGAGCACCAAGTCTGATGTTTGTGCACGTCAACAACAACTTGAGTCTGAACTTGAGAATCCGAAGCAAGGTGGTAATCAGAAGCAAGTAG
- the LOC120645033 gene encoding uncharacterized protein LOC120645033 isoform X2, translated as MLSPSYPPQSPSQIRKLGVSFEGSAGWTTRQRWRASSPRRRRSCRPLRAWPCRPPPGAPRSHPGCRPTPRQEAVLQAAAVRPEHSKQEALTSTAAGFVDSISTRSRRRRPKRATSTSAAAGQHARVQDLPLMRRTPPPPFISSSGSLSPCIQVRPHFGRRSAIELKALHNSRWRTGSKLMCSCTYFLILKLEIVICKISSLRQMCNVLHNFHCRRITNGFCSTLATYCLRATAKRSTKSDVCARQQQLESELENPKQGGNQKQVANLRLPG; from the exons ATGCTCAGCCCGTCGTATCCTCCCCAATCCCCATCCCAGATCCGGAAGCTTGGGGTCAGCTTCGAGGGTTCTGCGGGATGGACGACAAGGCAAAGATGGAGAGCAAGctcccctcggcggcggcgttcctgcAGGCCGCTGCGCGCCTGGCCGTGCAGGCCTCCGCCCGGCGCCCCGAGGTCCCATCCAGGCTGCCGCCCTACACCCCGCCAGGAGGCCGTCCTGCAGGCTGCCGCCGTGCGCCCCGAGCACAGCAAGCAGGAGGCCCTCACCTCCACCGCTG CTGGATTTGTCGATTCCATTTCCACCAGAtcgaggcggcgacggccgaaGAGGGCAACCTCGACCTCAGCAGCAGCGGGTCAACACGCTCGTGTCCAAGATCTGCCTCTGATGCGTAGAACTCCGCCACCACCGTTCATCTCCTCCTCGGGTTCTCTCTCCCCCTGTATCCAG GTGAGACCTCACTTTGGACGAAGGAGTGCAATAGAATTGAAAGCTCTACATAATTCTAG GTGGCGAACAGGCTCCAAGCTCATGTGCAGCTGTACATATTTTCTAATTTTGAAATTGGAGATTGTAATTTGTAAG ATCTCGTCTCTTCGCCAGATGTGTAATGTGCTGCATAATTTCCATTGCAGACGTATCACCAACGGTTTCTGTTCAACTCTTGCTACCTATTGCCTTCGAG CAACTGCAAAGAGGAGCACCAAGTCTGATGTTTGTGCACGTCAACAACAACTTGAGTCTGAACTTGAGAATCCGAAGCAAGGTGGTAATCAGAAGCAAGTAGCAAATCTTAGGTTACCAGGATGA
- the LOC120645033 gene encoding uncharacterized protein LOC120645033 isoform X5, which produces MRRTPPPPFISSSGSLSPCIQVRPHFGRRSAIELKALHNSRWRTGSKLMCSCTYFLILKLEIVICKISSLRQMCNVLHNFHCRRITNGFCSTLATYCLRATAKRSTKSDVCARQQQLESELENPKQGGNQKQVANLRLPG; this is translated from the exons ATGCGTAGAACTCCGCCACCACCGTTCATCTCCTCCTCGGGTTCTCTCTCCCCCTGTATCCAG GTGAGACCTCACTTTGGACGAAGGAGTGCAATAGAATTGAAAGCTCTACATAATTCTAG GTGGCGAACAGGCTCCAAGCTCATGTGCAGCTGTACATATTTTCTAATTTTGAAATTGGAGATTGTAATTTGTAAG ATCTCGTCTCTTCGCCAGATGTGTAATGTGCTGCATAATTTCCATTGCAGACGTATCACCAACGGTTTCTGTTCAACTCTTGCTACCTATTGCCTTCGAG CAACTGCAAAGAGGAGCACCAAGTCTGATGTTTGTGCACGTCAACAACAACTTGAGTCTGAACTTGAGAATCCGAAGCAAGGTGGTAATCAGAAGCAAGTAGCAAATCTTAGGTTACCAGGATGA
- the LOC120645033 gene encoding uncharacterized protein LOC120645033 isoform X6: protein MRRTPPPPFISSSGSLSPCIQVRPHFGRRSAIELKALHNSRWRTGSKLMCSCTYFLILKLEIVICKTYHQRFLFNSCYLLPSSNCKEEHQV from the exons ATGCGTAGAACTCCGCCACCACCGTTCATCTCCTCCTCGGGTTCTCTCTCCCCCTGTATCCAG GTGAGACCTCACTTTGGACGAAGGAGTGCAATAGAATTGAAAGCTCTACATAATTCTAG GTGGCGAACAGGCTCCAAGCTCATGTGCAGCTGTACATATTTTCTAATTTTGAAATTGGAGATTGTAATTTGTAAG ACGTATCACCAACGGTTTCTGTTCAACTCTTGCTACCTATTGCCTTCGAG CAACTGCAAAGAGGAGCACCAAGTCTGA
- the LOC120645033 gene encoding uncharacterized protein LOC120645033 isoform X4 encodes MRRTPPPPFISSSGSLSPCIQVRPHFGRRSAIELKALHNSRWRTGSKLMCSCTYFLILKLEIVICKMFNVLVKFYIRSRLFARCVMCCIISIADVSPTVSVQLLLPIAFEQLQRGAPSLMFVHVNNNLSLNLRIRSKVVIRSK; translated from the exons ATGCGTAGAACTCCGCCACCACCGTTCATCTCCTCCTCGGGTTCTCTCTCCCCCTGTATCCAG GTGAGACCTCACTTTGGACGAAGGAGTGCAATAGAATTGAAAGCTCTACATAATTCTAG GTGGCGAACAGGCTCCAAGCTCATGTGCAGCTGTACATATTTTCTAATTTTGAAATTGGAGATTGTAATTTGTAAG ATGTTTAATGTGCTAGTAAAATTCTACATCAGATCTCGTCTCTTCGCCAGATGTGTAATGTGCTGCATAATTTCCATTGCAGACGTATCACCAACGGTTTCTGTTCAACTCTTGCTACCTATTGCCTTCGAG CAACTGCAAAGAGGAGCACCAAGTCTGATGTTTGTGCACGTCAACAACAACTTGAGTCTGAACTTGAGAATCCGAAGCAAGGTGGTAATCAGAAGCAAGTAG